One segment of Pyricularia oryzae 70-15 chromosome 3, whole genome shotgun sequence DNA contains the following:
- a CDS encoding mitochondrial chaperone BCS1, with amino-acid sequence MLPEDHELLFVLLKVYLDPKSEEWYANHGIPLRRGYLFHGPPGTGKTSLSLALADFFGLDIYVINLAEPALTDNSLLELANDVPERCIVLLENINTVGLKRFEVKKLKQIRESSGRLAKRNGVTIGGVLNAFDGAASQEGRVLILATNKPASLDEALIRPGRVDLKLCFDNITKNHARDLFWRMYTPDTSAETNELVKLAAEFGCKISEKIFSPAEVPNYLIMHKDQPRQALSGVTDWVEAMKQKSRRYRGKPCAKVPTKCRKKMKRHWL; translated from the exons ATGTTGCCGGAAGATCACGAGCTGCTATTTGTA TTGCTAAAAGTTTATCTCGATCCGAAGAGCGAGGAATGGTACGCGAATCACGGGATACCCCTACGCAGGGGCTACCTGTTTCACGGACCCCCAGGAACCGGAAAAACATCGCTATCGTTGGCTCTGGCAGACTTCTTTGGACTTGATATCTACGTCATCAATCTCGCTGAGCCGGCTTTGACCGACAACAGTTTATTGGAGCTCGCCAACGATGTGCCTGAAAGGTGCATTGTTTTGCTGGAAAATATTAATACAGTCGGCTTAAAGCGCTTTGAGGTCAAGAAATTGAAGCAAATTAGAGAAAGCAGCGGGAGGCTTGCCAAAAGGAATGGCGTTACAATCGGTGGTGTACTCAACGCGTTTGATGGAGCGGCATCCCAAGAGGGTCGCGTCCTTATCCTGGCTACCAACAAGCCCGCAAGTCTCGATGAGGCCCTCATCCGCCCGGGCCGCGTCGATTTGAAACTCTGCTTCGACAACATAACCAAAAATCACGCCCGAGATCTGTTTTGGCGCATGTACACCCCTGATACATCTGCCGAAACTAATGAGCTGGTTAAGTTGGCCGCAGAATTCGGCTGCAAGATAAGTGAAAAGATATTTTCACCGGCTGAAGTTCCAAACTATCTCATAATGCACAAAGACCAGCCGCGCCAAGCCCTGTCTGGCGTAACTGACTGGGTAGAGGCAATGAAGCAAAAGAGCCGGAGGTATCGCGGAAAGCCCTGCGCGAAGGTACCGACTAAATGCAGGAAAAAGATGAAGAGG CACTGGCTGTAG